In Syntrophorhabdaceae bacterium, the genomic window CGTGAGATAAAAACTAAGATAGAGGGAGGTTCCCGATTTGCAGATGCCTTGCACGACTTTCCTCAGTGTTTTGACGAACTCTACGTCAACCTTGTTGTTGCAGGCGAAGAGGGCGGTCTTCTCGACAACGTACTCCAGCGATTGGCAACCTATATGGAGAAATCTGAGAAGCTTAAGAAAAAGGTCAAATCGGCAATGATATATCCTGTGGCCATCATCACCGTAGCAATCGGCGTGGTCATGGTCCTTTTGCTGTTTGTTATCCCCGTATTTGAAAAGATGTTTAAAGAGATGGGCGCCGAGCTGCCGGCCCCGACCCAGTTCGTCATAAACTTGAGCCACCTCATCGCATCCATATACGGTCTTGTTGCTCTTTTCATTTTCGTAGGGGTCGTCATCGCATTCCTCCGCTATTACAAGACCGAGGGCGGCAGACGGAACATCGACGGCATCATCCTCAAGCTTCCACTTTTTGGTGTACTCACCCTCAAGGCCTCCGTGGCAAGGATTACGAGGACCCTTTCCACGCTCCTTACAAGTGGTGTGGCGATCCTTGAAAGCCTTATCATTTGTGCCAAAGTCGCCGGTAACAAGGTGATAGAAGACGCATTGTTGGTGGCAAGAAGTCGCATCAGTGAGGGCAAGACCATGTCGGAACCGCTGGAACAGGCCGGCATATTCCCGCCCATGGTAGTCCAGATGGTCCAAGTAGGGGAATCAACAGGCGCCCTCGACAGTATGCTCGGTAAGATTGCGGACTTCTACGATGAGGACGTGGACAATCTCGTCGGCAACCTGACGGCCATGATGGAGCCGATGATCATGATGTTTCTCGGTGTGGTCTTAGGCGGCCTCATCATCGCCATGTATCTCCCCATATTCAAACTCGGCTCAGCGGTCGGCTAAGAAACCTGGACCGGCTCGCAGAAAGCCGACTCGGTCGCTTTTAAACGGTCAGAACATACTTATTCCACATCCCAGGTCTTCTATCATCTCCACATCGTCCCGGCTGTCTCGTCCCGTTGTCGTGAGATAATTGCCCGTCATCAGGGAGTTCGATCCGGCTACAATCGCCAGCGGCAGCAGCTGCCTCAGATTCTTTTCCTTTCCGCCGCACAATTTGATATCCTTGTCGGGCAGAATGAATCGAAAGAGCGCAACCGTCAAAAGAATCTCCATGGGTGTCAGGGGTGTTACGCCCTCGAGGGGGGTTCCCGCAATGGGGTTCAGGATATTTATGGGCACCGAGTCCACATTGAGTTCCTTGAGGGTCAGGGCAAGCTCTATACGGTGCTCCATCTTCTCTCCGAGGCCGATGATCCCACCTGAGCATACGGAGAGCCCGGCCCTTCGGGCTACGGCAACAGTGTGGATGTCCTCGTCATAGGCATGGGTCGAACAGATGTTGTCGAAGAAACTCCTCGATGTCTCGAGGTTGTGGTGGTATCGGAACAAGCCCGCACTCGCAAGACCGGCGGCTCTTTCACTATCAAGCATACCAAGTGACGCGCAAGGCTTTATTCCCATCCGCTTGAGACCTGCAATTGCCTCATATATTTCTTGCCATTCGTCTTGGTCGTCGATACGGGTACCGCTCGTGACAATGCCGAAATAGCCCGCGCCCGCTTTAAGGGCCGCCTCCCCTTTCTCCACAATCTCCCTGGCCGATATCAGCGGATAGACCGGTGCCGTCGTCTGATAGTGAGCCGACTGTGCGCAAAACTTACAATTCTCAGGACATATGCCCGATTTGGCATTAACGATGCCGCAAAGGCTAATCTTTCTTCCCTTAAAATGCTCTCGTATCTCCGATGCGTAGGCCAAAACGAGAAACGGCTCTTTTTGTCCGATTGCAT contains:
- a CDS encoding type II secretion system F family protein; translated protein: KRLHIVLFTRQLSTMITSGLPLVQSLEILANQIEDLNFRGIVREIKTKIEGGSRFADALHDFPQCFDELYVNLVVAGEEGGLLDNVLQRLATYMEKSEKLKKKVKSAMIYPVAIITVAIGVVMVLLLFVIPVFEKMFKEMGAELPAPTQFVINLSHLIASIYGLVALFIFVGVVIAFLRYYKTEGGRRNIDGIILKLPLFGVLTLKASVARITRTLSTLLTSGVAILESLIICAKVAGNKVIEDALLVARSRISEGKTMSEPLEQAGIFPPMVVQMVQVGESTGALDSMLGKIADFYDEDVDNLVGNLTAMMEPMIMMFLGVVLGGLIIAMYLPIFKLGSAVG
- the bioB gene encoding biotin synthase BioB; its protein translation is MNPGIVKFKEKAIEKGIDLTDASDIYAIGQKEPFLVLAYASEIREHFKGRKISLCGIVNAKSGICPENCKFCAQSAHYQTTAPVYPLISAREIVEKGEAALKAGAGYFGIVTSGTRIDDQDEWQEIYEAIAGLKRMGIKPCASLGMLDSERAAGLASAGLFRYHHNLETSRSFFDNICSTHAYDEDIHTVAVARRAGLSVCSGGIIGLGEKMEHRIELALTLKELNVDSVPINILNPIAGTPLEGVTPLTPMEILLTVALFRFILPDKDIKLCGGKEKNLRQLLPLAIVAGSNSLMTGNYLTTTGRDSRDDVEMIEDLGCGISMF